From the Rhizomicrobium palustre genome, the window CGACACATCCTGGTGATGAGCCTAGCGGCAGAAGCACAGCTTCGGCATCGGCAAAACACGCCTCACGTTCGAGCTGCGCGGAATAGCGGACCGCCCAAGGCTGGCCGGTTTCCACAATGTCCCGGTAAACACAGCTCCAATAGCGCGCCGAGTTGGGAAGGTCAGTGGCGATATCGCTTAAGCGGCGCTGGGCCAGAGGCGCTTTGTAAGCCCGCACAACATCATCGCCCACAATCGTATATTCGAAGTCTTTGCCGCCCGCGATCACCTTCAACAGGATGACATGCGCGAGCAGATGCCGGATCGGGCGCGGAGAAATCTCTTCGCGTGCGGGATAAAGGCGAGCACCACAAAGACCCAACCAATATGCGTAGCCTTGCCGGACTTCGGCGAAACGGAGCTCGTCAAATTCGATGCGCCGGTACGTGTCCTGAATCAGATCCTCTGTCGCATCGCGAATGTGCATGCCGCCCGCCCCTCATCCCTGGCGGGAGCATAGCTATGCGTCCCCCCTGGGGTAAGCCCAGGAGGGTGCAAACACTTGTAAAACCTAGCAAATTCTTCCACAGCGGGTAAAGCCGGGGCTACTTGCCACCGAGCAGCGGCTTGATGAGGGCACCGGCTTTGCCGAAATCCATCGTGCCGGTGTAGCGCTCTTTCAAGGCGCCCATCACCTTGCCCATGTCCTTGAGCGAGGTCGCGCCGGTCTCGGCGATGATGGCCGCGATGGCGGCTTTGGTTTCGGCTTCATCGAGTTGGCGCGGCATGAATTCACGAATGATGGCGATCTCGGCCCGCTCGGCGGCGGCAAGTTCAGGACGATTGCCCTGCTCATAAAGCGCGATGGAATCCTCGCGGCTTTTGATCATCTTGCCGAAGAGCGCGAGGATCTCGTCATCGGAAATCCCATCGCGGCTGGTTTCGGTGCGCGAGGCGATATCCTTATCCTTGATCCCGGCTTGCACGAGACGCAGCGTGGCGACGCGCTTCTGGTCATGCGCCTTCATCGCCTCTTTCACCGAATTCATAATCTGATCGCGCAACGCCATGGCTGATTCTCCTTGTGGCGCGTAATCTAGTCATCGGGACCCCAACTCACAACCAAGCCATGGTCACACGCATCCTCTTGGGATTGCTCACGGTTTTCGCCATCGCGCGGGCCGAGGCAGCGGATACGCCAAAGCAGGCCTTGGACGCGGCAACAAAAGTGCTGTCGTCTCACACCGATGGCTTCTATCTCGATCACAAGGCAGGCGCTGAAACCGCGCTCGACAATTTCAGAACCGCAGCGCAACGCTGGGCGGTCGCCTATCTTGATGCTCACCCCAAAGCTGCGCCATCCGCGCTGAAAGCGGCAGCCGAAGCGATGGATCGCGAGCTGAGTATCACCTTCACCCCCCTCGCACCGGAGTTGATGGCCGTAAGCGCGAGCTATGGCGAGCTTGGCAATGTGTTTCTGCTTGCCAAGCAAGGCACACACTACGCGGTCGTCTGGGATATCCGGAAAACAGGTCCGGACACGGCACGCGATAACGGATGGGGGGCAATGGCCGCCTTTGGAGATGGCTGCGGGCGTTGCTGTGATTGCCGCGCTTTATATGGCGACGTATATGCGTTGCCGCCTGATGCGGCGGGACATATCCGCTTTTATATCGATGGCGGCTATGCCCAGCCCGCCGGCGCCACGCGGGGCGCTGAGATCAGCATCTGGGCCTGGGATGGCAAAGCGGCCAAAGCCCTGTTCAAAGGTGATTACGTTTCGGTGGCCGACGATCTGCCGATTGTCGAAGCCAAAGACGACACCATCCTGGTGCATCCCAAAACGCAGTATCGCATGTTCTATGCCTGTGGCGCCTGTTCCGGGCGCAAACTGACCTGGACGCTGAAACTCACCGGCGATGGCGTGCGGGATTTAGGCAAGCGTGTCGATCTTCCCGAAGCCGATGCGGTGGATGAGGTTTTCCTCCGGCTCTGGCAAGGCAAGGGTGCCAGCGCATTGGCGGCGCCCAAGGTGCTGGAAAAGATGGCGGCGATTGTTGCTGAGACGAAGAAGAGCGCTTCCGATCCGAACGACCCGAATCTCGGCATGCTGTCGGGGATCGATGTGAAGCGGAACGGGGATCGCGCCACCCTCACCTATGACACCGCTGTGGCCGCCGCCCCGAAGATGGTGGCCACGGTTCTGCACAAGAAAAGCGGGTATTATCTCGAGGCTTTCGATTTTTCCCTGAAGAATTGAGGATTTCGCGCGATGGCAAACCTCCGTGCAGGGCGTAATCTCTTCATCAGGGCAGCAATGCACAACCCAGCCATGATCAGACGCATCCTCTTGGGATTGCTCGCAGTTTTCGCCATCACGACGGCCGAAGCAGCGCAGACGCCAGAAGCGCGGTACGCCGCGGCATTGGCGGTGCTGGAAGCCAAATGCGGCGACGATTGCGGTTTTGGGGTCGACGAAAGCAATCCCGAGGAGGTGAAAGCGCTCGATGCCCTATGGGATGCAACACAGGATTGGACGCTGGCCTTTCTTGAGAGCAATCCCGGTATCGCGTTAGAGCCGCTGAAGACGGAGCTTTTGAATCGGCACCCTCCGACATTTCAATCTCCGAGTATCGCACCAGATTGGGTGACCTCGCTGGCGGATGATCTCTACGCCTTTTCCACCCGCTGGGACCAAATCGGAACGGCATTTTTAGTGGGCAAGAGAAACGGCCGATGGACCGTTCTTTGGGACGTGCGCAAGACCGATACGAGGCACTTTCCCGTGCTCAACGCATGGCGAACGGATCACGGCGGCGGCGCCTGTCGCGATGACGATCTTGGGTATGCCTGCGGCTCGCTTTCCGGCGGCATCTTCCCGCTAAAGCCTGATGCTGAAGGCAAGCTGCGCTTTGGCCTTGGCGGAACCTACGCCCAGGGCGGCGGCTTTACCTTTACCAAGCAAATCAGTTTTTGGCGCTGGGATGGTAAAAATGCCGAGCCGCTGCTGGCGCACACCTATCAGCAGTACATCGAAGACTCGCAGGCGAGCGTTCCAGATACGCCAAGCCGCATCGTCGTCCGTGTGAAAGACAAGTTCAAATCGGTCGGAGTTTGCTGTGCGGGACGTCAGCTTAATTGGACCTTCCGCATCCTGCCCGACCGCATCGAGGACCAAGGCAAAAAACCGCTCTACCCCGAAGCCGATGCGGTGGATGCGGTCTATGCCGCTCTACAAGACCACCGTTCTGCCGAGGGAGCGGCAACACCTGCCGCACTCAGCTTCATGGGGCGGAACCTTCCGGATGGTTTGGGAAACTTCGTGACTCGCCGAAGCGGTTCCGGCGCCACGGTGTGCCTTTCCTCGGACGCCTTCGAGTCATTCTTCGTGCGGTTCCGTCTTGTACGGCGGGGCGGGAAATTCTTCATCGCAAAAGCGGAACGGGTCGCCGGCGATCTCGATCAGCACTGCTCCCGGCAAAAGGGGGAATAGACCGCCTGGGCCGGGAACACAGCGCCCCCTCACCTGAAAAATCATCGAGGTTAGCGGCGCACCCATTGCGCGTTTTACGGGCGAAATCGCGGCGCACCGCTAACCCCGTGATTTTTCTTCCTCTCCCACAAGGGGAGAGGGATTGAAGGGTTGACCCGGGCCTGCCCCGTCCCTATTTTCCGGCAAATTCGAGGTCCCCCCATGAGCGATACCGCCACCCTGTCCTCCGCGCCAACGGAGGCTCCGTTTTCTCGCGCGAAGCTGGTTTTGGCCGATGGCTCGGTCTTTGAAGGCTTCGGCTTCGGTGCCGATGTTCAAGCCGTGGGCGAGGTCTGCTTCAACACCGCCATGACGGGATATCAGGAGATCCTCTCCGACCCCTCTTATGCCGGGCAGATCGTCTGCTTCACCTTCCCCCATATTGGGATTGTCGGCGCCAATAACGAAGACATCGAATATGGCACCCCGCATGTGCGCGGCGTGATTGTGCGGGCCGATGCCACGCACCCTTCCAATTATCGCGCGTTGCAGACGCTCGATGTCTGGCTGAAGAAGCACAACATTCCGGGCATTGCCGGGCTCGATACCCGCGCGCTGACCAGCCGGATCCGCGAGCAAGGCATGCCCCATGGCGTGATCGGGCGCGGTGACGATGTGGCGGCGCTGACGGCGGCGGCGAAGGGCTTTCCGGGGCTGGTCGGCCTGGACCTCGCCAAGGAAGTGACCGCGCGCCAGATGTTCAAATGGGACGAGACTCCCTGGGTGTGGAACAAGGGCTATGGCAAGGTCGAAGCCCCCACATTCCGCGCCGTGGTGCTCGATTACGGGGTGAAGAAGAACATCCTGCGCCTTCTGGCAGGCCTCGGCGCCGATATCACCGTCTTACCCGCGCAATCCACCCTGGACGACGTGCTGCGCCATGAGCCGCATGGCGTGGTGCTGTCCAACGGCCCCGGCGATCCGGCGGCGACGGGGGAATATGCCATTCCGACCATCAAGGGTCTGGTGGACAAAGGCCTGCCGGTGTTCGGCATCTGCCTCGGTCATCAGATGCTGGGGATCGCCCTCGGAGGAAGCACCAAAAAGATGGCCCAAGGCCATCACGGCGCCAACCATCCGGTGAAGGACCTGGAAACCGGCAAGGTGGAAATCGTCTCCATGAATCACGGCTTCACCGTGGATGCCGATACCCTGCCCAAGAACGTGATCCAGACCCACGTCTCACTCTTCGACGGCTCCAATTGCGGCCTGCGGCTGGACGGGGCGCCGGTCTTCAGCGTGCAATACCACCCCGAAGCCTCGCCGGGCCCGATGGATTCGCACTACCTCTTCGATCGCTTCGCAGAGGCGGCCAAGAGGCGGGCGTAAAGCCCGCTCCCATCGCGAGATACCAAGGGCGGGGAGACTTCCCCGCCCTTTTCTTTACGGCGTTGTGCGAGTGAAAACCGTCGAGCCGCCAGAGGCATCGCGGACCGTGAGGCGTTCGACCTTGCCTTGGGCGTCGCGCGCGAATTGGAAACGCCGGTCCGGGACGCCCTCGCCGCCGAAGAGATCGGGGCCAAGCGGCACGAGCTTCACCTGCGGGGCGCGATCCCGCACGAAATAAAGCGCACCGTCCTTCAACTCCACGCTGCGGGCCATATATTGGCCGGCAAAGGGTTCGAGCGCTTGCGGCTTTGGCGGGTGCAGCAGAGCTTCTTCCTGTTCGAGCGCCCAGCGCTGCGCAGTGTAATCGCGACCGGCTGCGGGCTTTGCGAGGATCGCTTTCAGCGCTTCGATGTTGGCGCGGGACATCGCCTGATCCTGCGGCACGGCGATATCGGGTTTTACCCCGACAGCTTCCCAATTGGTGCCAGTGATGGGATTGATCGCCGCGCCGGTGGAAATGAAAATCGCAAAGCCATCACCTGCATCCACAAAATCACCGGGGTTGGCCCCGCCATAGGTGACATCGCCAATGAGAGTGCCGCGCTTCTGGGTTTGGACATCATAGGCAAATTCTTCAGCGGCCGATGCCGTGCGCCCGCTTATCAGCACAAAGAGCGGCACATCGCTGCGCTTGGGGCCGGTATAATTGGTGAGGGTGTAAAACTCCTCTGTTCTGTCTCCTTCGCGCTGATAAAAGCGGTTGAGCAGAACCTTGTCTTTGAAAAATGGGCTAAGCAGAAGATCGATCATCGCCGGCGAGCCGCCGCCGTTCTGGCGCAGATCGAAAATCACCGCGTCGCAATTGGCCATGAAGGCGAGCGCGGCTTCGGCTGTTTTGCGGGCCTCAGGCGTTTTTTTGCCGGTGAGGGCGGTATCGAAATCGGCGAAAAAGCTGAAGCGCAGATAGCCGATATTGCCGGGCAGGCGTTTGACCTCGTCAAAGCCGTAATTGACCTGGCGCATGAAGGCTTCTTCGGCGGCCAGATCCGGCGCGGCTGCCGCTTGCTGCTGCGACGGTGAAGGCGCGCGCCAAGTGACAT encodes:
- a CDS encoding GatB/YqeY domain-containing protein gives rise to the protein MALRDQIMNSVKEAMKAHDQKRVATLRLVQAGIKDKDIASRTETSRDGISDDEILALFGKMIKSREDSIALYEQGNRPELAAAERAEIAIIREFMPRQLDEAETKAAIAAIIAETGATSLKDMGKVMGALKERYTGTMDFGKAGALIKPLLGGK
- a CDS encoding PAS domain-containing protein; the encoded protein is MHIRDATEDLIQDTYRRIEFDELRFAEVRQGYAYWLGLCGARLYPAREEISPRPIRHLLAHVILLKVIAGGKDFEYTIVGDDVVRAYKAPLAQRRLSDIATDLPNSARYWSCVYRDIVETGQPWAVRYSAQLEREACFADAEAVLLPLGSSPGCVDHLITFAKRVRCSP
- a CDS encoding S41 family peptidase, with product MKTRFLCASALSVMVLIAPALALTAQQRDAKLDHIADLIRDHYVYKDKALKIADSVRALKADPSIIAITDEGQLATLLSEKLTPYDRHFHVTWRAPSPSQQQAAAAPDLAAEEAFMRQVNYGFDEVKRLPGNIGYLRFSFFADFDTALTGKKTPEARKTAEAALAFMANCDAVIFDLRQNGGGSPAMIDLLLSPFFKDKVLLNRFYQREGDRTEEFYTLTNYTGPKRSDVPLFVLISGRTASAAEEFAYDVQTQKRGTLIGDVTYGGANPGDFVDAGDGFAIFISTGAAINPITGTNWEAVGVKPDIAVPQDQAMSRANIEALKAILAKPAAGRDYTAQRWALEQEEALLHPPKPQALEPFAGQYMARSVELKDGALYFVRDRAPQVKLVPLGPDLFGGEGVPDRRFQFARDAQGKVERLTVRDASGGSTVFTRTTP
- the carA gene encoding glutamine-hydrolyzing carbamoyl-phosphate synthase small subunit — encoded protein: MSDTATLSSAPTEAPFSRAKLVLADGSVFEGFGFGADVQAVGEVCFNTAMTGYQEILSDPSYAGQIVCFTFPHIGIVGANNEDIEYGTPHVRGVIVRADATHPSNYRALQTLDVWLKKHNIPGIAGLDTRALTSRIREQGMPHGVIGRGDDVAALTAAAKGFPGLVGLDLAKEVTARQMFKWDETPWVWNKGYGKVEAPTFRAVVLDYGVKKNILRLLAGLGADITVLPAQSTLDDVLRHEPHGVVLSNGPGDPAATGEYAIPTIKGLVDKGLPVFGICLGHQMLGIALGGSTKKMAQGHHGANHPVKDLETGKVEIVSMNHGFTVDADTLPKNVIQTHVSLFDGSNCGLRLDGAPVFSVQYHPEASPGPMDSHYLFDRFAEAAKRRA